A part of Miscanthus floridulus cultivar M001 chromosome 6, ASM1932011v1, whole genome shotgun sequence genomic DNA contains:
- the LOC136459691 gene encoding selenium-binding protein 1-like — translation MAGAAVAAVDVPAAAANGGACCYVAMGPGYATPLEAMEKGPREKLVYVTCVYNGTGINKPDYLATVDLDPNSPTYSQVIHRLPVTHTGDELHHSGWNSCSSCHGDPSAKRRFLILPSLLSGRVYVVDTATDPRAPSLHKVVESEDIAEKTGLGFPHTSHCLASGDIMISCLGDKEGNAAGNGFLLLDSEFNVKGRWEKPGHSPLFGYDFWYQPRHKTMISSSWGAPAAFRTGFNLQHVQDGLYGRHLHVYDWPGGELKQTLDLGDTGLLPLEVRFLHDPSKDTGYVGCALTSNMVRFFKTTDGSWSHEVAISVKTLKVRNWILPEMPGLITDFVISLDDRYLYLVNWLHGDIRQYNIEDPAKPFLAGQVWVGGLLQKGSDVVYVTDDGQEEQYNVPQVKGHRLRGGPQMIQLSLDGKRIYVTNSLFSRWDEQFFGDDLVKKGSHMLQIDVDTEKGGLAINPNFFVDFGTEPDGPALAHEMRYPGGDCTSDIWI, via the exons ATGGCTggagcagcggtggcggcggtcgacgtgccggcggcggcggccaacgGAGGGGCATGCTGCTACGTCGCCATGGGGCCCGGGTACGCCACGCCGCTGGAGGCCATGGAGAAGGGGCCCAGGGAGAAGCTCGTCTACGTCACCTGCGTCTACAACG GTACTGGAATTAACAAGCCGGATTACCTTGCGACGGTGGATTTGGATCCCAACTCTCCTACATACTCCCAGGTGATCCACAGGCTCCCGGTCACCCACACCGGCGATGAGCTGCATCACTCTGGCTGGAACTCCTGCAGCTCCTGCCACGGCGATCCATCAGCCAAGCGCCGCTTCCTGATCCTGCCTTCGTTGCT GTCAGGTCGTGTGTATGTCGTTGACACAGCGACAGACCCGAGGGCGCCATCCTTGCATAAGGTGGTTGAGTCTGAGGACATTGCTGAGAAGACTGGGCTTGGGTTTCCTCACACGTCTCATTGCCTTGCATCTGGCGACATTATGATTTCTTGCCTTGGGGACAAGGAGGGGAATGCAGCTGGCAATGGCTTCCTGCTGTTGGATTCAGAGTTTAATGTCAAAGGGCG TTGGGAAAAGCCAGGTCATAGTCCATTGTTTGGATATGACTTCTGGTACCAGCCTCGCCACAAGACGATGATCAGTTCATCATGGGGAGCCCCTGCAGCGTTCAGGACAGGTTTCAATCTTCAGCATGTCCAGGATGGCCTGTACGGAAGGCACCTGCATGTGTACGACTGGCCTGGTGGTGAGCTCAAGCAGACACTTGATCTAGGTGACACTGGACTTCTTCCCCTTGAG GTGAGGTTTTTACATGATCCATCAAAGGACACTGGCTATGTTGGCTGTGCTTTGACAAGCAACATGGTGAGATTTTTCAAGACCACGGATGGATCGTGGAGCCATGAG GTTGCTATCTCTGTGAAAACATTGAAGGTCCGCAACTGGATTCTGCCGGAAATGCCGGGATTGATAACTGATTTCGTTATCTCTCTTGACGACCGTTATCTCTACTTGGTAAATTGGCTTCATGGCGATATCAGGCAGTACAACATTGAGGATCCTGCAAAGCCTTTCTTGGCTGGACAAGTATGGGTTGGTGGTCTTCTTCAAAAGGGCAGTGATGTCGTCTATGTTACTGACGATGGTCAAGAAGAACAGTATAATGTGCCTCAAGTCAAG GGTCATCGACTTAGAGGTGGACCACAGATGATTCAGTTGAGCTTGGATGGCAAGAGGATATACGTGACCAACTCACTTTTCAGCCGTTGGGATGAGCAGTTCTTTGgtgatgatcttgtcaagaagGGCTCCCACATGTTGCAGATCGATGTCGACACCGAGAAAGGAGGGCTGGCTATCAACCCCAACTTCTTTGTAGATTTTGGCACCGAGCCTGATGGTCCTGCCCTGGCCCATGAGATGAGATATCCTGGTGGGGACTGCACCTCTGATATATGGATCTGA